Genomic window (Leisingera methylohalidivorans DSM 14336):
TAGGCGTTGGCCATGTCCAGCATCCGACCCTCGTATTCCTCCGACAGCGGGTTGTTGGCGGCCTCCCCCCAATATCCGAGAATCGCGCGCAGATAGGCGATCTGCATAAGATCATCCCGCAACCCTTTGGAATGACGCGGCAGTTTTGATTCCGAGCTTTTCGGGTCCAGAAACTTGTTCGGCTGGTTGCTGCCCTTGTCGATGGCGGCGCAGCCCAGTTCGGTGAACCAAACAGGCTTTGACTGCGGCACCCAACCGGTCGGCACCGCCTGCCGCACCCCGCCGATCCGCTCGTGATGCGCGTGCGCCCACCAGCTGCGGATATCCTTGTAGCGCCAGATCCAGGGTTCCTCATGGGCGCCGTCGGTGATCGGGGTGCGGATCTGCGCGTCCCGGGCTTCGGCTGAATGATAATACCAGTCAAACCCCTCGCCGCCCTCCACATTGCTGCGCAGGTAGTCGCGGTCATAGACCGCCGGCACGCCGGATTGCGCATCCAGATGGTCCTCGCCCTCGCGCCAGTCGGACAGCGGCATGTAATTGTCGATGCCGATGAAATCGATATTGGCGTCCGCCCACAGCGGATCCAGATGAAAATACCGGTCGCCTTCGGGCGATTGATAGCCCCAGTACTCGGACCAGTCGGCGGCATAGCCGATCTTGGTCTCCGCCCCCAGCAGGATGCGCACCTCAGCCGCCAGCGCCCGCAGGGCGGCCACCGCCGGAAAGCCGCCGGCGCCGCGGATCTGCGTCAGCGCCCGCATTTCCGAGCTGATGCAAAAGGCCTCTACCCCGCCCGCCGCCGCACAGAGCGCCGCATTGTGCAGGATAAACCGGCTGAGGCTCCACTCGTCCGGCCCGGTATAGGCAACGCTGCCGCCGCCCACCGCAAAATCCGCCGCGGTGACACTGCCAAAGAAGTCCGCCACCTCGGCATCCGCAGCCGCGGTGCCATCAGCGGAGCCGGGCCGGCCGGGCGCCGCTGACAGGGTAATCCGCCCGCGCCAGGGCAGATGCGGCTGGCTGGCGCCGCCGGTCCAGGGATCGGGCAATGCGTTGCCCTCTGCCTGATCCATCAGGATGAAAGGGTAAAACATCACCCTGAGGCCGCGCGCCTGCATCTCGCGGATCGACTGAACCACCGCGGCATCCGCCGGCGTGCCGCCATAAAGCGGTTCGCCGTCCTGCTTCAGCACTTCATCTGCGGTGTTCCGGTCAAGCCCGCTGACTGTCCACGGCATATCTCCTTCGGCGGTCTTATGTTCCACCTTCGGTTTCAGCCTGCAACTGCCGCAGCGCAGATCATCGCCGAACCAGGACACAATCAGCGAGGCGGCACCGCAGGACGGCAGCTCGGCCTCCAGCGCGTTCAGCGAGGTCTTGAGGTCGCTCAGCCCCGAGGGCGTATGCTGGTTCGCCGGTTTCGACGATCCCGGCCCGCCGCCATAGAACACCGGATCCGCCGCCAGCGCGTATTCACCGGTGCCCGGCATCAGTGCCACCCCCTGCACCAAGCGGCCCAGGTCCTGCGCGTGGGTGCTGCTGGCGGGCTGTTCGGGCCGCAGCACATCGAAGGAGAACTGCGGCACCCGGTTGCCAAAGCGCGCAAGGTCGAGGTTTTCCATCACCACATAGGCGGTGCCGCGGTAGGCCGGCACCCGGCCGGCGCCTTCGACCGCTTCCATCACCGGATCGGGCAGCTGGTCCATGCCGCCGGTGTAGACGGTCATGTTCAGATCCTTCGGCGCCACTTCCTCGCCATCGGCCCAGACGCGGGAGACATGGGCGACCTCGCCTTCGCACAGCGCAATCGCCAGCGACACGGAATAGCTGTAGCTGGTCACCTGCGGCTGGCTGGGCCGCCCCTTGCCGCCGCCGCCGCTGACCGATGAGGTTTCCAGAAACTGCGAGGCCCAGATCACCTGGCCGCCCAGCCGCATCCGGCCATAGACCTGCGCCACCGGCGCGCCTTCGCTGGCCTGGGTCAGGCGGAAACGGTCGACCTTGCCGGTCTCCACCGGGTCGGCGCCGCTGCCCAGGAGCCGTTCGTCGATCATCCGGCCCAAGGTTGCGCCCACGGCGCGGCCAATGACGGCCGAAGACAGCCCCGCCACGGAGCCGCCGATTGTGCCGCCGATGGCAGCACCGGCAGCAGAAAGAAGAATGGTTGCCATCAGATCAGCTCCTTCGGGAATTGAAACCGCGCCACGATCCGGCGCTGCCAGGGCGGGCTCAGCGGGCTTTCGACAACCCCGCGGCCGGCATAGGCGTGGATGAAGGACGGAACATTGCCTTTGTGTTCCACCTGGCCGAAGGCCGGGCAGCGCCCGTCCGCCCGCCCGGGCCGGCGCTTCCCGCCCCCCCGCGGCCGGGCACGGCCCGCACCGCTTTGAAAAGAAACTTCAGACTGAACCCCCAGGTGCTTGGCCACCGAGCCGTCGCGCATCCGGAACAGGATCACATCGCCGGGGGCGGCATCGCCCAGAGGTTTCGCCAGCAAATGCCGCGCCGCGGCCTGCCACAGCGCCTCCGCTCCCTGCGGTTCGGACCAGTCCATCGTATAGGCAGGCGGTGCCTCGGGCTCAGCCCCGTACAGCTCGCGCCACAGGCCCCGGATCAGGCCCAGGCAATCGCAGCCCGCGCCCTTGCACGCGGCCTGATGCACATAGGGCGTGCCGATCCAGCCCCGCGCTGCGGAAACCACCCGGCTCACCTGCGGCTTCCCCCGGTGTTCACACCGGACTGCCGCGGCACCGCGATCAGCCAGTCTTCGCCCGGAATATCCGGGAAGCCCTGAAAGTTCAGCAGGTTGTTGAATTTCAGCCGGCAGGTTTCCATGCGCTTGTCGCAGCCTGCCTCAAGCCGGACCCTGTCGCCCGGACTCACCGCCGCACGGACCGGTTCCCACAGGGTGATCCGGCGCCCGTCAGTGCTGCTCTGGTCCGCCTTCACGGCGGCCCACAGGCCCTCTGCGGCTCCGCTCAGCACCGTCAGCCGCCCGCCGGTGAACCAATCCGCCTCAAACCCCGGCAAAGCCTCCCAGCCGAACACCTCGCAGCGCGCGACCTCCACCGCTTCCAGCTCGACGGCATAACCCGGCGTCTGCAGGTCGAACCGGCAGGCCGCATCGCCCAGCACCGCGGTGCAGGGTTTCTGATAAATCCGCCCCAGCGGCTGGTTCAGCGCCTCGGCAAGCCCGCGCAGCTCTGCCTCAAACGCGCCGCCCGCGCGGCGGATTTCACCGATCGAGCCGCGGAACTGCAGCCAGCGCATCGAAACATCGCGCCAGTTGACCAGCCAGCAGCGCACCCCGGCGCCATCGAACCGGCCGGCCTCGATATCCTCTGCGCGCAGGGCGGCGTCGCTCAGCACCCCCAGCGCCTCGGTGTTGTCGACCGACAGGCCGGTGGTCTGCTGCACCGCCCGCGCCGTCAGCCCGCTGCCGGGCTGAAACGCCAGCCCGTCAAAGGACAAAGCACAGTCATGATCAGTAAATCCCAGCATGGTGCCGTCGCGCCGTTCCAGCGCCCAGGCCCGGCAGAGCGTGGTGATCCCGCTTTTAAGATGGCCGTGCAAGCTGTTGGAAAGACGGCTCATACCCGCACCTCCACCACCGGCACCGCGGGCGCTTCACCGGCCTGAAAGGACGCCACGCTGGTCTGGATGCTGCCGGTGTCAAACCGCACCGGCACGTCGAATTCGAACCCCGCCCGGATGCTCAGGCCGATCTCCGGCGGATGCGCCAGGGTGATCATCCCGGTGACGGTGTCCAGCTCGTAATCCACGCCTTCGCGCAGCTCGTCCTGCTCAATGCCGACCCGAACGGAGCCCGCCACCGGCTTGGCAATCGGGCGCTGATAGGTGAACTCACCCGAGCGGTAGCTCTTGGCCAGCTGGAACGTCACGGTGCTGCCGTCGCCGGTGGCAATCACCTGATCGCGGAAATCCGGATCGGCGCTGGGCCGGGCGGATTTGTAATCGCTCCAGTCCTTCCAGCGGAAGCCGTAAAGCTGCCCCTGGCGGGCCTCGAAAAAGGCGATCAGCACCTCGATATCCTCCAGCGCGCGCAGGCCGAGACCGGCGTCATAGCGGCGGCGGGAGTGCGCCCAGGGGGTGTTGCGCTCCTCGAACCCGTTGGCCAGGGTCACCACATCGGTGCGCCGTTCCGGACCGCCGACCGAGCCGAAACTGAGAGAGGCGGGAAATCGGACTTCGTGAAAATTCATGGACTTACCCTCCGTCCTTAACGGTTTCTTCCGCCGCGGCTCAGCGCGCGGGACAGCTGTGCGGCGATCTGGCTGCGGCTGCGTTCAAAGCCTTTGACGTCGGGGGTAGTGACATTCATCACCACATTGACCCCGCCGCCGCCCTGGCTGCGCACGCCCAGCGACCCATCAGCGCCGCGGGTCAGCGGCAGGATCGCCTCCGGCCCTGCTTCGCCCATCAGCCCGGTGGCACCGCGCATCGGAAAACTGACCGGCCCGGTGACAACGCCGCCCTTGGCAAAAGGCATCACCTTGCCCTGGCTGAAGGCGGCGCCGCCAGCAAAGGGCAGGATGCTGCCGATCAGGCTGCCGATGCCATCGGAGATCAGCCCGCCCGCATGGTTCGCCACCGGCTTCATCGCGGCGTTATAGGTGGTGCGGATCATTGAGCGGGCGAGCCTGTCCATCGACGCGGACAGGCTGTCGCCGTCGAACACCAGCCCGTCAAAAGCGCGGCGCAAGCCCTTGGAAAGACTGCGGTCCAGGACCTGCGCGTCGCGTCCGGTTTCGGAAAATCCTTCCTTCACCCGCCCCAGCACCTCGGCAAAGGCCGCGGCCATGCCGGAGGCGCCGTCAAGCGCTTCCCCCAACGCCTCGCCCTGCAATTCCAGTTCTGCCATTGATGTTGAATCAGTCACCTGTCGTCTCCTTGTCCTGTGGCGGCGCGATGTCCGGGAAGGCCTGCATCAGCGCCGCCATCCGGTCGCGGCCCAGAGGTTGCGGCGCTGCGGCTTCGCCCAGCATCAGCCGCAGTTCTGCCGGGGTGAGCTGCCAGAAATCGCGCGGCAGCAATTTCAGCCCGGCCATCCCGGCGCGCATCAGGGCGGGCCAGTCGAGCGTGCTCACAGGCTGTCCGGCACGGTGAAGCTGCGCACCAGCAGGTCTGCCGCCACCTTCGCCGCCTGCATCGGACCGCCGGTGATTGCAGCAGATGCCAAGGCTTCACGGCTCAGCTCATGGCCGCCGCCCTGCAGGCCGGCCGCAAGCAGCGCCAGCACGTCGCGGGCCGAAAACCGGCCCTGTTCGAACCGCTGCACCAGATCCACCAGCGTGCCTTCCTCCAGCGAATCCTCAAGCCCCGCCAGCGCGCCAAGGGTCAGCTTCAGCGCGTAAGGGGTTCCATTCACGATCAATTCCGCCTCTCCGGCCTGCGGGTTCACCATCGTTCAAACCGCCGTAAAGCTGAGAGCACCGGCGCTGGCCAGTGACAGCTCATAGGTGGCTTCGCCATTGTGGCTGCCGGCATATTCCAGCGCGGTCACCTGAAAGGCGCCCTGCACGATGCCGAAATCGGGAATGATGATCTGGAAGTCCGGTGTCAGCCCTTCAAAGAACAGCTGCCTTGCGCGTTCGTCCGTCGCCTCGTCCCGGAAAATGCCGGAACCGGAGATACTGGCCGAGCGCACCCCGGCGCCGGCCAGCAGCTCGCGCCAGCCGCCCTGGCTTTCGAGGCTGGTCACATCGACGCTTTCAGCGTTGAAGCTGATCCGTGTGGCGCGCAGGCCCGCGATGGTCTCGAACAGGCCGGCGCCGTTCATGTCCACTTTGACCAAAAGGTCCTTGCCGTTTTGAATTGTCATGGGGTTTCTCCCTGCTTTTCAATGGGGTTGAGCGATGTCCTGCGGCCTAGACGTCATCCACCCGCGCCCTGAAGCGCAGGATGATCTGCCTGCCGCCGGTCTTCAGCCGTTCAGCCTTGGCGCGGTCGAACCACAGGCCGGTCAGCCGGCCGCGGGGCAGCGGCACCGCGGCACCGACCAGCGCGTCGCAGACCGCCGCGGCGGCAGCCTTGGCGCCGGCAAATCCGGCCATGTCGGTGGTGACGGTGATGAAAAACCGGTGCTCGGCGCCGCCTGCTGTCTTGTCGGAGCGGTCCAGCACCTCCTCCGATCCCAGCGCCACATAGGTCTGCGGCAAGGGGCCTGCGGGGATCGCGTCATAGATCGCGCTGCCGACCAGAGCGGTGAGCCCCGCATCGCCGGTCAGATGGGTGTAGACGGCGGACTGCAACCCGCCTGCGATGGCATAGGTCATCCGCTCACCTCCTCAACCGCGAAACAGGTGAGGTAGCGGGCGTCGGGATCGGATTCTGCAACTGCGTCAATACGGTAAAGCCTGTTGCTGTCGCGGAAGCGCTGATCAGGACGGGGTCGTGATGCAAAGCCTTCTGGTGCAGCGCGCAGGGTGATCCGGTATTTCTGCAAAGACAGGCTGTCGCCGGTCAGACGCCCGGTAAGCGATGTCACCTCGGCCCAAAAGGTGCCAAGCGCCACCCAGGTCTCAGAATAGCCTCCGGCCCCGTCGGCCTGGCGCTGGGGGTCTTCCAGCACCAGTTTGCGGGTGAGTTTCGGGGGGGTTTTCATGCCAGGCCTCCCAGGGTCAGCCGCAGGCTGCGGTAGCGTTCGATCAGGCTGGTGACGCCAAAGGGCATGCAGCCGCCGTGCAGGCCGGTGTCGGCCCGGTATTCGTAATAATGCGCGGCCAGCAGCATCACCGCCTGGCCCAGATCGGCAGGCAGGCCGCCCCAATCAGAGGCCATCCCGGCCTGCAGTGAAATCCGCGCCAGACCGCCGGTGGGAATCGGCGGCAGCAGGCTGCCGGCCGGGCACAGGCGCGGGCGCTGGCTGTCGGGCTCCAGGTGATAGAGGGAGGCGTCCAGAACCGTCTCATCGCCGCCTGCGCCGCGCATCGCAACTGCGGTCACCGCTTGCACCGGGGCGATCGGCAGGATCATCCGGGCACGGTCGCGCCAGTGCCGGATCTCCATCTCAAAATCTCGTATTATCAGAGCTTTGCCGGTCCTTCCTTCAATCGCAGCCAGGGCCGCGCGCAGAAAGCCAATCAGCACCTCGTCCTGCAGGCTGTCCTCGCCAAAACCGCTGCCCAGGCGCAGATGCGCCTTGAACGGGGCCAGCGGCAGGGCGGCCTCGGGCACGGGGGTCAGTTCGCTCAGCATCATCATCTCACTCCTGCGGGCCATCCCCTGCTGCGGCCCTGATCTGCTGTCCGGGTGGGGTTCGGCGGGCATGCACCATCCCTTGCCGCTCGGACGGAGGGGAGCAGCTGGACGGCAAAGGATTGTGGGGTGCATACCCGCCGGCGGACCGGTCTGCCGGTCCGCCATCAGCGCAACGCGTCAGGTCACGCCGAATTTCATCAGCTTGATCGCGGCAAAGTCGCTGACATCGCCGCCGACCCGCTTGGTGGCGTAGAACAGCACATGCGGCTTGGCGCTGAACGGGTCGCGCAGCACCCGCAGGTCCGGGCGTTCGGCGATGGTATAGCCGGCGCGGAAGTCGCCGAAAGCGATGGAATAGCTGTTGGAACCCGGGTCCGGCATGTCCTCGGCGATCAGCACCGGGTAGCCCATCAGCCGTGCGGGTTCGCCTGCGGCCAGACCGTCAGACCACAGGAACCGGCCATCTGCGTCTTTCAATTTCCTGAGCATTCCTGCGGTCTTGGAGTTCAGAATGAAAGTCGCATTGGCGCGGTATTCCGCCCCCAGCGCATAGACCAGATCAATGATCGCATCGCCGCTGCCAACCTCGGCGTCGGTGCCGGAGGTGACATAGCCAAGGTTGCCCCAGCTCCAGCTGCCGTTGCTGACAACCGGGTGGAACAGGAAGCCCTTGGGCTTGTCGATGCCGTCACCATTGATAAAGGCCTCGGCCTCGGAGCGGGCGAATTTGTCGGCGATGCGGCCCGCCAGCCAGCCCTCGATATCAAAGGCGCTGTCGTCCAGCAGCCGTT
Coding sequences:
- a CDS encoding DUF3168 domain-containing protein gives rise to the protein MTYAIAGGLQSAVYTHLTGDAGLTALVGSAIYDAIPAGPLPQTYVALGSEEVLDRSDKTAGGAEHRFFITVTTDMAGFAGAKAAAAAVCDALVGAAVPLPRGRLTGLWFDRAKAERLKTGGRQIILRFRARVDDV
- a CDS encoding phage major capsid protein, whose protein sequence is MSNQDLPDPSGTTAPLAHEVTQAITGFLHEIKGFRTDVQSRLKQAEERVNMLDRKTISQNRPHLAAGQDAGAPHQKAFNAYLRSGDDDSLRGLELEGKAMSTAVGGDGGYLVDPQTAETVKSVLNSSASIRAVASVVHVEASSYDVLIDHSEMGAGWATEAGPAAETGTGSIDRITIALHELSALPKASQRLLDDSAFDIEGWLAGRIADKFARSEAEAFINGDGIDKPKGFLFHPVVSNGSWSWGNLGYVTSGTDAEVGSGDAIIDLVYALGAEYRANATFILNSKTAGMLRKLKDADGRFLWSDGLAAGEPARLMGYPVLIAEDMPDPGSNSYSIAFGDFRAGYTIAERPDLRVLRDPFSAKPHVLFYATKRVGGDVSDFAAIKLMKFGVT
- a CDS encoding peptidase, whose protein sequence is MSRVVSAARGWIGTPYVHQAACKGAGCDCLGLIRGLWRELYGAEPEAPPAYTMDWSEPQGAEALWQAAARHLLAKPLGDAAPGDVILFRMRDGSVAKHLGVQSEVSFQSGAGRARPRGGGKRRPGRADGRCPAFGQVEHKGNVPSFIHAYAGRGVVESPLSPPWQRRIVARFQFPKELI
- a CDS encoding head-tail adaptor protein, whose translation is MKTPPKLTRKLVLEDPQRQADGAGGYSETWVALGTFWAEVTSLTGRLTGDSLSLQKYRITLRAAPEGFASRPRPDQRFRDSNRLYRIDAVAESDPDARYLTCFAVEEVSG
- a CDS encoding phage major tail protein, TP901-1 family is translated as MTIQNGKDLLVKVDMNGAGLFETIAGLRATRISFNAESVDVTSLESQGGWRELLAGAGVRSASISGSGIFRDEATDERARQLFFEGLTPDFQIIIPDFGIVQGAFQVTALEYAGSHNGEATYELSLASAGALSFTAV
- a CDS encoding DUF2460 domain-containing protein, producing the protein MNFHEVRFPASLSFGSVGGPERRTDVVTLANGFEERNTPWAHSRRRYDAGLGLRALEDIEVLIAFFEARQGQLYGFRWKDWSDYKSARPSADPDFRDQVIATGDGSTVTFQLAKSYRSGEFTYQRPIAKPVAGSVRVGIEQDELREGVDYELDTVTGMITLAHPPEIGLSIRAGFEFDVPVRFDTGSIQTSVASFQAGEAPAVPVVEVRV
- a CDS encoding phage tail tape measure protein produces the protein MTDSTSMAELELQGEALGEALDGASGMAAAFAEVLGRVKEGFSETGRDAQVLDRSLSKGLRRAFDGLVFDGDSLSASMDRLARSMIRTTYNAAMKPVANHAGGLISDGIGSLIGSILPFAGGAAFSQGKVMPFAKGGVVTGPVSFPMRGATGLMGEAGPEAILPLTRGADGSLGVRSQGGGGVNVVMNVTTPDVKGFERSRSQIAAQLSRALSRGGRNR
- a CDS encoding head-tail connector protein, which produces MMLSELTPVPEAALPLAPFKAHLRLGSGFGEDSLQDEVLIGFLRAALAAIEGRTGKALIIRDFEMEIRHWRDRARMILPIAPVQAVTAVAMRGAGGDETVLDASLYHLEPDSQRPRLCPAGSLLPPIPTGGLARISLQAGMASDWGGLPADLGQAVMLLAAHYYEYRADTGLHGGCMPFGVTSLIERYRSLRLTLGGLA
- a CDS encoding DUF2163 domain-containing protein, whose protein sequence is MSRLSNSLHGHLKSGITTLCRAWALERRDGTMLGFTDHDCALSFDGLAFQPGSGLTARAVQQTTGLSVDNTEALGVLSDAALRAEDIEAGRFDGAGVRCWLVNWRDVSMRWLQFRGSIGEIRRAGGAFEAELRGLAEALNQPLGRIYQKPCTAVLGDAACRFDLQTPGYAVELEAVEVARCEVFGWEALPGFEADWFTGGRLTVLSGAAEGLWAAVKADQSSTDGRRITLWEPVRAAVSPGDRVRLEAGCDKRMETCRLKFNNLLNFQGFPDIPGEDWLIAVPRQSGVNTGGSRR
- a CDS encoding gene transfer agent family protein, whose amino-acid sequence is MVNPQAGEAELIVNGTPYALKLTLGALAGLEDSLEEGTLVDLVQRFEQGRFSARDVLALLAAGLQGGGHELSREALASAAITGGPMQAAKVAADLLVRSFTVPDSL
- a CDS encoding rcc01693 family protein, which encodes MSTLDWPALMRAGMAGLKLLPRDFWQLTPAELRLMLGEAAAPQPLGRDRMAALMQAFPDIAPPQDKETTGD
- a CDS encoding baseplate multidomain protein megatron, producing MATILLSAAGAAIGGTIGGSVAGLSSAVIGRAVGATLGRMIDERLLGSGADPVETGKVDRFRLTQASEGAPVAQVYGRMRLGGQVIWASQFLETSSVSGGGGKGRPSQPQVTSYSYSVSLAIALCEGEVAHVSRVWADGEEVAPKDLNMTVYTGGMDQLPDPVMEAVEGAGRVPAYRGTAYVVMENLDLARFGNRVPQFSFDVLRPEQPASSTHAQDLGRLVQGVALMPGTGEYALAADPVFYGGGPGSSKPANQHTPSGLSDLKTSLNALEAELPSCGAASLIVSWFGDDLRCGSCRLKPKVEHKTAEGDMPWTVSGLDRNTADEVLKQDGEPLYGGTPADAAVVQSIREMQARGLRVMFYPFILMDQAEGNALPDPWTGGASQPHLPWRGRITLSAAPGRPGSADGTAAADAEVADFFGSVTAADFAVGGGSVAYTGPDEWSLSRFILHNAALCAAAGGVEAFCISSEMRALTQIRGAGGFPAVAALRALAAEVRILLGAETKIGYAADWSEYWGYQSPEGDRYFHLDPLWADANIDFIGIDNYMPLSDWREGEDHLDAQSGVPAVYDRDYLRSNVEGGEGFDWYYHSAEARDAQIRTPITDGAHEEPWIWRYKDIRSWWAHAHHERIGGVRQAVPTGWVPQSKPVWFTELGCAAIDKGSNQPNKFLDPKSSESKLPRHSKGLRDDLMQIAYLRAILGYWGEAANNPLSEEYEGRMLDMANAYVWAWDARPFPAFPSRVEIWNDGENYLRGHWLNGRAGQRTLASVVEEVCHRAGLYDIDVSQLYGVVHGLVTPDVAEARTVLQPLMLRHGFDAVERGGLLMFRMRKGSGAERLALEHLAESDELGGTTELSRAGAAELAGRVRLRFTEWGGDHAVGSVEAVLPDEATHSVSQNELPLALTRAEARQVVSRWLAESRISRDIARFSLPPSMLHLGAGDVVALPLEGGEQLYRIDRVEQAEAQMVEAVRIEPGVYDLAAVAEELPGGKAFAAPGPVLPLFMDLPLMRGNEVPHAPHLAVTAEAWPGSVAVYGSGEDENYALEQVVAARQVVGVTQTPLLAAAAGRWDLGADLQVKLISGALESRTAEAVLNGANAAAIGDGTPGNWELFQFREAELIAPQTYLLRGRLRGQQGTDALMPDAWPAGSYAVLLDGSPVQMELAPEQRRRLRHYRIGPARRALEDPSYVHLQESFDGIGLRPYAPVHLRLDGALGADISAAWIRRTRIEGDSWELEDVPLGEEVESYRIRVMRGGTVLREAAAATPEWSYPAAAQAEDGVLAGDILEVAQRSARFGAGPAARAVLG